DNA from Oncorhynchus masou masou isolate Uvic2021 chromosome 5, UVic_Omas_1.1, whole genome shotgun sequence:
TCTTAAAATGGAGCTATTTCCAGTGCAATAAGTTGACGGTCTGGTGGGTTTTATTAGCAGAATCtgagtttaaaaaaattataatctAACATTAATTTAAAACCAATTAATTGTTCGGCGCATCAATAATACTCTTCACAAACCTGACATTTTAACTCATCTTCAGCCCTTTATAAAATGCTATTTCACACACAACTGTAAACATTTACCTAAATCCTTGGGGCAATTCAATAGTGTTTATAATGAAATATGTATATACGGAGTTGAGGGGGGGGGAGGTAAAGGAAATCAATCTACTAAATCCCATCTATAAAATACATAAAAACATGTTTCTTCTGAGGCACCAAATCAAACACACCTCAGATCATATCAGCTAAATCCAGAACAAATAACAGTTGGTTGTATGGTCTGTGAGAAACCAAGAGACTGACAGCATTTCCCCTTCAGCATGAAGTAGCTGTGAGGCCAGGGAATTCAGATGTCACCATCAACAATAAGACAAGAGCACAAATCAAACCCATGTTGACAGAGGCTCGGACTCTTACATGATTGCAATGTTGTGAGTGTCTAGGTGGGCACAGTGATCTTGCGGGCCAGTAGTGCCAGCAGAGCCAGCTCCACACTgccctgggcctgttccagtgccTCTGCAGCCTCCCTGGCAGAGAAGCCAGCTGCCTGGATCCTTTGGATGTGATCATCGGTAAAGAGACGTGGAGCAGACatgagaggggctgaggaggggTGGTCCGGGGCCTGAGGAAGAGGTGAAGCGCGGGGCGAAACACCAGACTCCTCCCCAGGTAAGCCAGCAGCCATGGACAGGGGGCTCTGCTGTGTTGTGTCAGGTTGGAGGTTGAGTGTGTTAGGGTTGTCATTGCCAGAGGCTCTCCCATCTGCCACACCCCTCCCCTGCTGCCCCTCAGGGGGCTCCCTGAACACCAGGTCTGCTTGAAGTGAAGAGGGGCCTTTGGCTTCAGACACAGTCCCTTTGCTTTTACTGTTATCTGCCCTCCTTTCCCACCAGGAGCTGTTTGGACACTGTGGTTCTGGTTCCCCGTGTCCCTCTCCTGGTTCAGCCTCGGTCCTGGTCTCCAGGCTCTGCTCAGAGGAGCCTGGCAGGACACAGTCAGGAGGAGGTCCTCTGTTAGACACAGCAGCAGGGTGGTTGGCTTTGGCATCACATGGTTTTGCACCAGCTGTAATGGCAGTAGAGGGGGAGGGTTGGGTGCTTTTTTCAGGTGTGAGGGGCTCTACGGTGGGGTTGTGGTTGTCGTCCAGTCCGTCAGCATtctgtctgtgtgagggggagCAGGAGGCACTGCGGTCCTGAGGGGAGAGGCTACGGCTGTTAGACACCAGCAGCTCATGGAGCTCCAGCAGGGCCTGAGCTAGAGATGGGATCTGGTCTGAGTAGGAACAGCGCTTCCCCTCTGGCTGGTCCCTCTCTGATGGCACAGTGTTCtgggaggaggcagggggagacttGATCTCTGTAGAGGTGGATCCAAAAGGACAGGGTTCTAGTGTGAGTGATGAGGGATTAGAGACGGGCTGGTGGGGATATTGGGAACCCCCTTCACTCTGCTGATGTGGGGTACTCAGACAGGTCCAGTGATCTGTAATGGTGTCTGACatgtcctcctcctgctccatGGGCTGAGTGGTAAGGCTTTCCTTTGGGTGGGGGAACACTGAGCTGTTCCCTGCCTTCTCAGAGGCACACCCAATCTCTGTGGCTGAAGGGATCTGACTGGCTGAATCTCCCAAAGTGGGAGTCCCAGTCACCATCTTGTCTGCAGGAAGGGAGCATGTGGACAGAGCCGGGGGAGTGGTGATGGTGGAAAGGAGGGGCTGGGTGGTGTTGGTAGGGCTGGGGCTTGAGAGAGGAGACTGTTGGGCTGTAGGTGCTGTGTTCTGGACCTGGGATGAGGGTCCAGGGATGGGGAGACCCTGGAAGCCAGGCTCTGTTTGGCTCTGGCTCGGTCCTGGTGTTGGGGCCCCAGCATGGCGCATGtaggctggagcagactgggagcgGTCCAGGAAAAGGCTCTGGGGATGGccgggggaaggggacaggggcaTGTTGTTCAGGGGTTTGGGCATTGGGAATGGTGGGGATTCCGGTGAGGTAGTTTGTCCATCTGCAGTGTCTGATGGTAGAGATCAGTTTGAGAGTTAAACAGTACTGTTCAACAATTGAAACATGCTACGGACCAAAACACTCATGCACACAACATGCATCGTTTTTGTCCATGCCAGCTTCTGAAATTAAACATGAAATGCAGAGACCTTTGTGATTGCATCTTCTACTTTTTAAAACAAGTGGGAAAACATGGTAATtacaaatatatacactgctcaaaaaaataaagggaacacttaagcaacacaatgtaactccaagtcatcacacttctgtgaaatcaaactgtccacttaggaagcaacactgattgacattAAATTTCACacgctgttgtgcaaatggaatatacaacaggtggaaattataggcatttagcaagatacccccaataaaggagtggttctgcaggtggggaccacagaccacttctcagttcctatgcttcctggctgatgttttggtcacttttgaatgctggcggtgctttcactcacttttgaatgctggcggtgctttcactctagtggtagcatgagacggagtctacaacccacacaactggctcaggtagtgcagctcatccaggatggcacatcaatgcgagatgtggcaagaagttttgctgtgtctgtcagcgtagtgtccagagcatggaggcgctaccaggagacaggcaagtacatcaggagatgtgtaggaggccgtaggagggcaacaacccagcagcaggactgctacctccgcctttgtgcaaggaggagcaggaggagcactgccagagccctgcaaaatgacctccagcaggccacaaatgtgcatgtgtctgctcaaacagtcagaaacagactccatgagggtggtatgagggcccgatgtccacaggtgggggttgtgcttacagcccaacaccgtgcaggacgtttggcattttccagagaacaccaagattggcaaattcgccactcgcgccctgtgctcttcacagatgaaagcaggttcacactgagcacgtgacagacgtgacagtctggagacgccgtggagaacgttctgctgcctgcaacatcctccagcatgaccggtttggcggtgtgtcaaatcaaaatcaaattaaattttatttgtcacatacacatggttagcagatgttaatgcgagtgtagcgaaatgcttgtgcttctagttccgacaatgcagtaataaccaacaagtaatctaactaacaattcctaatctactgtcttatacacagtgtaaggggataaagaatatgtacataaggatatatgaatgagtgatggtacagagcagcataggcaagatacagtagatggtatcgagtacagtatatacatgtgagatgagtatgtaaacaaagtggcatagttaaagtggctagtgatacatgtattacataaggatgcagtcgacgatatagagtacagtatataggtatgcatatgagatgaataatgtagggtaagtaacattatataaggtagcattgtttaaagtggctagtgatatatttacaacatttcccatcaattcccattattaaagtggctggagttgagtcagtgtcagtgtgtaggcagcagcca
Protein-coding regions in this window:
- the LOC135540289 gene encoding mucin-2-like isoform X1, producing the protein MPKPLNNMPLSPSPGHPQSLFLDRSQSAPAYMRHAGAPTPGPSQSQTEPGFQGLPIPGPSSQVQNTAPTAQQSPLSSPSPTNTTQPLLSTITTPPALSTCSLPADKMVTGTPTLGDSASQIPSATEIGCASEKAGNSSVFPHPKESLTTQPMEQEEDMSDTITDHWTCLSTPHQQSEGGSQYPHQPVSNPSSLTLEPCPFGSTSTEIKSPPASSQNTVPSERDQPEGKRCSYSDQIPSLAQALLELHELLVSNSRSLSPQDRSASCSPSHRQNADGLDDNHNPTVEPLTPEKSTQPSPSTAITAGAKPCDAKANHPAAVSNRGPPPDCVLPGSSEQSLETRTEAEPGEGHGEPEPQCPNSSWWERRADNSKSKGTVSEAKGPSSLQADLVFREPPEGQQGRGVADGRASGNDNPNTLNLQPDTTQQSPLSMAAGLPGEESGVSPRASPLPQAPDHPSSAPLMSAPRLFTDDHIQRIQAAGFSAREAAEALEQAQGSVELALLALLARKITVPT